The Apium graveolens cultivar Ventura chromosome 6, ASM990537v1, whole genome shotgun sequence genome contains a region encoding:
- the LOC141666025 gene encoding uncharacterized protein LOC141666025 — MANESPNNREIMPLNQDISSIYCIHPSDASTTQLVSTKFSGVGFHNWKCSMMLSLSAKNKLGFVNGTIPEPDITSTDHKLWAGCNDLIISWLLFNLDETIAKSVLFMRTAQEIWDDLEGRYGYASMAHNFYLEQQLLDINQGSDSVSEIKQQQEDQILLQFMMKLNENFTTVYGNILMMHPLPNLSQAYRVFIQEERHKEMSQLTNQTETMAFYADRKRFNTQRNFNTKPNATEFPGMNNVGNYIGNTVPNSFNRKGAKPYYCNHDKIPGHSMERCFKLHGYPPGFQAKNDTRKFAALSQHTLEGNGNDPEGNVSNSDNCPTVPLEQYNQLKELYNK; from the exons ATGGCTAATGAATCACCAAATAATCGTGAAATTATGCCACTAAATCAGGACATTTCTAGTATATACTGCATACATCCATCAGATGCTTCAACAACACAGCTTGTTTCTACTAAATTCTCTGGCGTAGGGTTTCATAACTGGAAATGTTCAATGATGCTTTCTTTATCAGCAAAGAATAAGCTAGGTTTTGTTAACGGTACTATACCAGAACCAGATATTACTTCTACTGATCATAAATTATGGGCTGGGTGCAATGATCTGATTATTTCATGGTTGTTGTTTAATTTAGATGAAACAATTGCTAAAAGTGTTTTGTTCATGAGGACTGCCCAAGAAATATGGGATGACTTAGAAGGAAGATATGGTTATGCGTCTATGGCACATAATTTCTACCTTGAACAACAACTGTTGGACATTAATCAGGGTTCAGACTCTGTTTCTGA AATCAAGCAGCAACAGGAGGATCAAATACTGCTTCAGTTCATGATGAAACTTAATGAGAATTTTACAACTGTGTATGGCAACATCTTGATGATGCATCCATTACCAAATCTTTCTCAGGCTTACAGAGTTTTCATTCAAGAAGAGAGACACAAGGAGATGTCTCAGCTGACTAACCAAACAGAGACCATGGCTTTTTATGCTGACAGAAAGAGGTTCAACACTCAGAGGAACTTCAATACTAAGCCAAATGCTACTGAGTTTCCCGGAATGAATAATGTTGGAAATTATATTGGCAATACTGTCCctaattcattcaacagaaagGGAGCTAAGCCATATTACTGCAACCATGACAAAATACCTGGACACAGTATGGAAAGGTGCTTTAAGCTCCATGGCTATCCACCAGGTTTTCAGGCTAAGAATGATACTAGGAAGTTTGCAGCATTATCTCAACATACTCTTGAGGGAAATGGAAATGATCCAGAAGGAAATGTCTCTAATTCTGATAATTGTCCGACTGTTCCTTTAGAGCAGTATAATCAATTGAAGGAGCTATACAATAAATAG